The following is a genomic window from Rhizobium sp. CC-YZS058.
TGGTGAAGCCGATCATCGCGGCCACGATGACCATCAGCAGCCCGGACATTCCGTCCTTGTTGGTGGGTACGGCTGCGGCCGAGAGGATGCGCGCCTTGGGGCCGACTTCCTGAAGACGCGTGCGCAACCAGCTGCTGCCCGACTGGGCGCTATCGACGCGGTCAGCGTCGACCTTCGCGATGTATTTCTGCGCGATCTCGTTGGCGATGACGGTGGCGTTCGTCGCGGAGGTGTCGGTGAAGCGGATATCGAGCAGATCGCTCTGGCCGATGCGCGTCACCGACAGGCTCTCGGCAAAGGCGCGCAGCTGTGCGGCACGCTGGGTCTCGCCGGTCTCAACCTCCGGCTCGCGGGACACCACGGTGCCCAGCAGACCGACGATGGACTCCTTGACCGTATCGATCAGCCCCGGTTCGGACGGCGGCGGGGCGATCTTCAGGCTGTCGATGACACTCTCGGCCACGGCCTTGGAATTGACGATCTGAACCTGCGTATCGACGAAGCTCGGATCGAACTGGGATTCCGCGAAATAAGCGTCCTCGCGGCCGCTCATCGAGAGGCGAAGATTGGTGACCTGAACAGTGGTCGAGGCGGAATAGGTCGGCGTGCGCAGCAGGACCAGCACGATCGCCACCAGAACGGCAGCGGCCGTGATGCCGGCGATCAGAGCCGGCTGGCCGATGATCGTCTGCAGGATCCATTTCCAATTGTAACGGGACGGCACGGTCTCCGTGGCCGTTTCCCACAGCGACTGCGGCGGTGCGGCTGCGATGGTTTGATTGGAATGTCTCACGTCCAGTCCTTTCCGGCCCTCAAAAACCAGCCGTGCTCAGTATAATATTGGCGGTCCGGAGCCCGGACCCTTGAAAAATCAGTTCGAGCCGGCCGGCGGCGTGGTGATCGAGGCCGACTGCGTTTTCGGCAGAACCCGCTCCACCTTGACGATATCACCGGGGAGCACGCGGGTGACTTCGCTTGCCTCGATCTGCACCGTCGCATCGCCCTGCAGGCGGACGATCGTGTAGGTGAGAACCGGGGTCGCTTCCTCGCTCTCGTCCTGCGCCAGATCAGCCGAATAGTTCGAGGCCGACTGCAGGAGCGATTTCAGCGAACCTTCCTGCTTTTCGATTTCGAGCAGCTGCGACTTGATCGACTGCAACCCGCCCATGGCGTCCGACTTGCGGGTGCCTTCGAGTTCGACCAATTGCCCGGTGACCTCGTTCAGGTCCTTCTCGGCGCGCAGGCGGCGGATTTCGAGATCGCCTAGTTCGTTGCGCACCTCGGACAGCGTCCGCTCCATCGGATAGAGCCGGTTGGAGGCGAGACCGCGCTTGGTCAGGCTGCGGACATTTTCGAGCTCGACCTTCGCCGCCTCGATATTGTCCTTGCCGACGGCGATCTGGTCGGCGAGCGAATTGACCTCGCGCGTATGGATCTCCTTGGAGGCCTCCAGCGCCCGCTTCTGATCCTGGAAGCGCTGCAGGCGGACATCGAAAAGCAGTTTCTGGCCGCTCATGGCGCGAACGAATTCGACCGGTGCGTTCGGCGGCGGGCTCGGGAACACGGTGTCGCCCGCCGCTTCCAGCGTCAGTCGCTGC
Proteins encoded in this region:
- a CDS encoding polysaccharide biosynthesis/export family protein → MSSPTSASFATTLRRLTVSGLALAVSFLGVTGAQAETYRLGVQDKLKIHVSEWPALTGEFTVGADGQVSLPIVGEIKAMGLLTGELAATISRRLQEKGALKDPPDTAVDIASYRPFYILGQVATPGEYSYRPGMVVLNALSLAGGLYRSVRGGEWALDASAINSVGQLSLLKSRKLDLEAERQRLTLEAAGDTVFPSPPPNAPVEFVRAMSGQKLLFDVRLQRFQDQKRALEASKEIHTREVNSLADQIAVGKDNIEAAKVELENVRSLTKRGLASNRLYPMERTLSEVRNELGDLEIRRLRAEKDLNEVTGQLVELEGTRKSDAMGGLQSIKSQLLEIEKQEGSLKSLLQSASNYSADLAQDESEEATPVLTYTIVRLQGDATVQIEASEVTRVLPGDIVKVERVLPKTQSASITTPPAGSN